Proteins from a single region of Megachile rotundata isolate GNS110a chromosome 7, iyMegRotu1, whole genome shotgun sequence:
- the LOC100878890 gene encoding uncharacterized protein LOC100878890, with protein sequence MYCCARGTFHCQYTNEVQFEKLKTKYSVDENIVVDYKLQDKVRTSTRDWIGIFPRGWTNLQQYLAFEYVVIAPRDLLSHNRSVMFLHTFHREASSNIDYQFVYVSKEIKILGTSSYFRFVLSPPLRSLDRKPDTPEIVNDGHFPSILSPRPIDIEKITKSKSIDSILEAHRTTCGYSDQRRRTCRVCHASKFDSSYTANKAQFLTLLNEQLMARVGRLERDLGLTEAALKNEKMARMTLSKKLHIYESFVDEMFRRLNAVDMVKVRDTMKREITIQKVKSKELSSIRDQQGDKSVPIPEVSMFNRSSEYQTYNDEEITETNKTQEILQQPNLSDDFVKVIHNPELMRELFIKDEATMTVDNSEVNSVMGEFVKEVTVPKVEDSENQRCRTKEETNTINGQGDKVDYKIEENCVQKLNETEDNVDSKEINSNQISAENNLQEWVLEGECYLKMSNRMHQMIDNVERSLKNCLKAQGIHIESDTPKSMDSKNQETPQTSSVLIKCCNAKLSIIK encoded by the exons atgtattgctGTGCACGTGGCACATTTCATTGTCAGTACACCAATGAAGTTcaatttgaaaaactgaaaacgaAATACAGCGTCGATGAAAATATAGTGGTAGATTATAAGTTACAAGATAAA GTACGTACCTCGACACGCGATTGGATCGGAATTTTCCCACGAGGATGGACCAATCTTCAACAGTACCTCGCTTTCGAATACGTCGTTATTGCACCTAGAGacttattatcacacaatcgtagCGTTATGTTCCTGCACACTTTTCATCGAGAg GCGTCGTCGAACATCGATTACCAATTCGTCTACGTGAGCAAAGAAATAAAAATCCTGGGGACCAGTTCCTATTTCCGGTTCGTCCTGTCACCTCCCCTTCGTTCCCTCGATCGAAAACCCGACACGCCAGAA ATTGTTAACGACGGTCATTTTCCGTCGATCCTGTCGCCCAGACCGATCGATATCGAAAAAATAACGAAGAGCAAATCGATCGACAGCATCCTCGAAGCGCATCGCACGACGTGCGGGTACTCGGATCAGCGACGAAGAACGTGTCGAGTTTGCCACGCTTCGAAATTTGATTCATCGTACACGGCAAACAAG GCACAGTTTTTAACGTTGCTTAATGAACAATTGATGGCGCGAGTGGGACGGTTGGAACGTGATTTGGGTTTGACGGAAGCGGCCCTAAAGAACGAGAAAATGGCGCGGATGACGCTGTCGAAAAAGCTGCATATTTATGAGTCTTTCGTCGATGAAATGTTCCGGCGTTTGAATGCTGTGGACATGGTGAAAGTCAGAGATACCATGAAAAGGGAG ATCACAATACAAAAAGTGAAGTCGAAAGAATTATCTTCGATACGCGACCAGCAAGGCGACAAGTCTGTTCCAATTCCAGAGGTCTCGATGTTCAATCGATCCTCCGAGTACCAGACCTACAACGATGAAGAAATCACGGAGACAAACAAAACTCAGGAGATTCTTCAGCAACCA AATTTATCTGACGATTTCGTCAAAGTAATTCATAATCCAGAACTTATGAGGGAGTTATTTATAAAAGACGAAGCTACAATGACTGTTGACAATTCTGAAGTTAATTCGGTTATGGGAGAATTCGTCAAGGAAGTGACTGTTCCAAAAGTTGAGGATTCTGAAAATCAAAG atGTAGAACCAAAGAGGAGACAAATACAATAAATGGGCAAGGAGACAAAGTTGATTATAAAATCGAAGAGAACTGTGTTCAAAAATTAAACGAAACAGAAGACAATGTTGATTCCAAAGAAATTAATAGTAATCAGATATCTGCAGAGAATAATTTACAGG AATGGGTGCTCGAAGGCGAATGCTACTTGAAAATGTCCAATAGGATGCATCAGATGATCGATAACGTCGAGAggagtttgaaaaattgtttgaagGCTCAAGGTATCCATATTGAGTCAGATACTCCAAAAAGTATGGACAGCAAGAATCAGGAGACGCCTCAAACCTCGtctgttttaataaaatgttgcaACGCTAAATTGTCCATTATAAAGTGA